One Erpetoichthys calabaricus chromosome 9, fErpCal1.3, whole genome shotgun sequence genomic region harbors:
- the trappc2l gene encoding trafficking protein particle complex subunit 2-like protein, with protein MAVCIAVIAKENYPLYIRSIPAENKLKFHYMVHTSLDVVEEKISTVGKALVDQRELYLGLLYPTEDYKVYGYVTNSKVKFVIVVDSSNTALRDNEIRSMFRKLHNSYTDVMCNPFYNPGDTIQSKSFDTMVSGMMLQAC; from the exons aatTATCCCTTATACATCCGGAGTATTCCAGCTGAGAATAAACTGAAATTCCATTACATGGTTCACACATCTTTAGATGTGGTGGAAGAAAAGATATCTACTGTAGGAAAAGCTTTAGTCGACCAGCGAGAATTATACCTGGGTCTGTTATATCCAACCGAGGATTATAAGGT ATACGGTTATGTTACCAACTCCAAGGTAAAATTTGTCATTGTAGTGGATTCTTCTAACACAGCACTGAGAGACAATGAGATTCGGAGT atGTTTAGAAAGCTTCACAATTCATATACGGATGTTATGTGTAATCCTTTCTATAATCCAGGAGACACCATTCAATCAAA GTCTTTCGATACAATGGTATCAGGGATGATGCTACAAGCATGTTAA